The genomic interval TGGTCTGGCTCACCGGGACGAGTGCCGAGGAGCTGCAGACTGCTCTGCGGGCGATCCGCCGGGTGCCCGCGATCGCGGCACTCGAGCCCACCTGGAACGCGCTGGGTGTGCATCGCGAGGCCGAGTTCAGCCGCTCGCACTCCCCCAGCTTCATGCGCGGACTCCCGCCGAAGAAATGGGTCACCGTCTACCCCTTCGTGCGCAGCTACGACTGGTACCTGCTGCCCGATGACGAGCGCCGCGCGATGCTCGCCGATCATGGGCGCAAGGGGTCCGAGTATCCGAGCGTGCAGGCCAACACGGTCGCGAGCTTCGCACTCGGCGACTACGAGTGGCTGCTGGCGCTCGAAGCGGATGAGGTGATCGATCTCGTCGACCTCATGCGGCACCTGCGGCAGACGGAGGCCCGCCGCCACGTGCGCGAGGAGGTGCCGTTCTTCACCGGGCGCCGCCTCGCGATCCCCGAGGTGGCGGAGGTGCTTTCGTGACGATCGCCGACGGCGAGGTGCCGGGCGTCGTGCTCGCGGCGAGTGACGCGGCCGCATCCGGGCACTGCCACGTCGAGGTTCCTGTCGCGTACGACGCGGTCGTCCTCGCCGGATTCGGGGGTCCGGAGGGCCAGGACGACGTCATCCCGTTCCTCCGCAATGTGACGCGCGGACGCGGCATCCCGGACGAGCGCCTCGAAGAGGTGGCGCACCACTACCGGCACTTCGGCGGGGTGAGCCCCATCAACCAGCACAACCGCGAGCTGAGGGCGGCTCTCGAGGCGGAGCTCGCGAGCCGCGGCATCGACCTTCCGGTGATCTGGGGCAACCGGAACTGGGACCCGTATCTCAGCGAGGCCCTGCAGGAGGCCCACGACCGCGGCTTCCGCACCGTGCTCGGGCTCGCGACGAGCGCCTACTCGAGCTTCTCCAGCTGCCGTCAGTACCGGGAGGACTTCGCGCTCGCGCTCGAGCAGACCGGGCTCATGGGCGAGCTGAAGGTCGACAAGGTGCGCCAGTTCTTCGACCACCCCGGGTTCGTCACTCCGTTCACGGAGGGCGTGCGCGAGGCGATCGCGGACTTCATGGCCCGCGGGTTCGCGATCGACGAGATCCACGTGCTCTTCTCGACGCACTCCATCCCCACCGCCGACGCCCAGCGCTCGGGTCCGCGCACGATGGACTTCGGCGACGGAGGCGCCTATGCCGCGCAGCACCGGGCGGTGGCCGAGGTCGTCATGCGCGAGGTCGGCTCCGGAGCGGCGTGGCAGCTCGTCTACCAGTCGCGATCGGGTCCGCCGACGCAGCCATGGCTCGAGCCCGACATCAACGATGCGATCGCCGAGCTGCCCGCACAGGGGGCGAAGGCTGTCGTGGTCGTTCCCCTCGGGTTCGTGAGCGACCACATGGAGGTGCTCTGGGATCTCGACACCGAGGCGATGGAGTCGTGCGAGGAGGCGGGTCTCGCCGTCATCCGCACGCCCACGCCGGGGGCGCATCCGGTCTACGTCGCCGGGCTCGCGGATCTCGTGCTCGAGCGCGTGAACGGCACGCCGAAGGCGGACCGCCCCGCGTGCACGGAACTCGGACCCTGGTTCGATGTGTGCCGTCCGGGATGCTGTGAGAATGTTCGGGCCGGGTTCAAGCCGGCTGTCGCGGGGGTGGCGCCATGAGTGCTCTGAGAATCGGAACGCGAGCGAGCGCGCTGGCGATGGCGCAGGCGGGGATCATCGCCGAGAAGCTCGGCGGCGAGCTCGTGCCGATCGAGTCGGACGGCGACCGCACGAGCGAGTCGCTCGCGCAGCTGGGCGGGACGGGTGTCTTCGCGGCCGCGCTCCGCGAGGCGCTTCTCGCCGGCGAGGTCGACGCGGTCGTCCACTCGTTCAAGGACCTTCCGACGGCGCCTCTCGACGGGCTCGTCGTCGCGGCCGTGCCGAAGCGCGCCGATGCCCGCGATGCCCTGTGCTCTGCGGGCGGCCTGCGCCTGGAAGAGCTGCCCGAGGGTGCCCGCGTGGGAACCGGCTCGCCTCGTCGGCGTGCGCAGCTGCTGTCGCGTCGCCCGGATCTCGACGTCGTCGACATCCGCGGCAACGTCGACACGCGACTCGCGCGGCTCGACGCGGAGGACGAGGAGCGTCGGCTCGACGCCGTCGTGCTCGCCGCGGCCGGGCTCGAGCGTCTGGGGCGCACCGATGCCATCGCGGAGCGTTTCGATCTGACCCCCTGGCCCACCGCACCCGGGCAGGGTGCGCTCGCGGTCGAGACCCGACGCGGCGACGAGAAGCGCGTCGCGAAGCTCGACCACCGCACCACGCGCCTCACAGCCGAGACCGAGCGCGCTGTGCTCGCGCGTCTCGACGCCGGGTGCGCAGCGCCCCTGGGCGTGACGGCGATGCTCGACGACGGGCTCCTGTTCGTCTCGGCGCGCATCTACGCGCTCGACGGTTCCGCGTCGCTCACCTCGTCGCACGCCGCATACCCGGAGGACAGCCGCGATCCGGCCGGCGAGCTCGCGCAGCGCGTGGCTGATGAGCTCTTCGCGGCGGGCGCCGCCGATCTCGCGCCCCTCGGCAGGGGGCAGGCGTGACCGACGCGAAGGCCACCAAGACGCTGACCGGCTGGCGCATCCTCGTGCCGCGCGGCGGCAAGTGGGGCGATGGTGTCGCGGCGACGGTGCGCGCGCACGGGGGCATCCCGGTGATCGCACCGCTCCTCAACTTCGCGAGCACCGAGGACCCGGTGGCGCTCGCCAACACCCTGCACGAGCTCGCCGACGGCCAGTACGCCTGGCTCGTGGTGACGAGTGCGACCACCGTGGATGTGCTCGTGAGCCAGCGGGTCGCCGTTCCGGACTCGACGCGCATCGCGGCTGTCG from Salinibacterium sp. ZJ70 carries:
- the hemQ gene encoding hydrogen peroxide-dependent heme synthase, which codes for MTSEPSSVSDSDHTDSLGFTLWAVWRRPVGESRAADVTGLAEAVAGVEHDGVVVRGFYDVSGLRADADLMVWLTGTSAEELQTALRAIRRVPAIAALEPTWNALGVHREAEFSRSHSPSFMRGLPPKKWVTVYPFVRSYDWYLLPDDERRAMLADHGRKGSEYPSVQANTVASFALGDYEWLLALEADEVIDLVDLMRHLRQTEARRHVREEVPFFTGRRLAIPEVAEVLS
- a CDS encoding ferrochelatase — encoded protein: MTIADGEVPGVVLAASDAAASGHCHVEVPVAYDAVVLAGFGGPEGQDDVIPFLRNVTRGRGIPDERLEEVAHHYRHFGGVSPINQHNRELRAALEAELASRGIDLPVIWGNRNWDPYLSEALQEAHDRGFRTVLGLATSAYSSFSSCRQYREDFALALEQTGLMGELKVDKVRQFFDHPGFVTPFTEGVREAIADFMARGFAIDEIHVLFSTHSIPTADAQRSGPRTMDFGDGGAYAAQHRAVAEVVMREVGSGAAWQLVYQSRSGPPTQPWLEPDINDAIAELPAQGAKAVVVVPLGFVSDHMEVLWDLDTEAMESCEEAGLAVIRTPTPGAHPVYVAGLADLVLERVNGTPKADRPACTELGPWFDVCRPGCCENVRAGFKPAVAGVAP
- the hemC gene encoding hydroxymethylbilane synthase, with translation MSALRIGTRASALAMAQAGIIAEKLGGELVPIESDGDRTSESLAQLGGTGVFAAALREALLAGEVDAVVHSFKDLPTAPLDGLVVAAVPKRADARDALCSAGGLRLEELPEGARVGTGSPRRRAQLLSRRPDLDVVDIRGNVDTRLARLDAEDEERRLDAVVLAAAGLERLGRTDAIAERFDLTPWPTAPGQGALAVETRRGDEKRVAKLDHRTTRLTAETERAVLARLDAGCAAPLGVTAMLDDGLLFVSARIYALDGSASLTSSHAAYPEDSRDPAGELAQRVADELFAAGAADLAPLGRGQA